A stretch of the Ictidomys tridecemlineatus isolate mIctTri1 chromosome 5, mIctTri1.hap1, whole genome shotgun sequence genome encodes the following:
- the Pard6b gene encoding partitioning defective 6 homolog beta isoform X3 — protein MFPSSIHFPANATSSFSWWLNRTPGQEADYSAFGTDTLIKKKNVLTNVLRPDNHRKKPHIVISMPQDFRPVSSIIDVDILPETHRRVRLYKYGTEKPLGFYIRDGSSVRVTPHGLEKVPGIFISRLVPGGLAQSTGLLAVNDEVLEVNGIEVSGKSLDQVTDMMIANSRNLIITVRPANQRNNVVRNSRTSGSSGQSTDNSLMGYPQQMEPSLEPEDEDSDEDDIVIEDNGVPQQIPKAVPEAESLESLTQVELSFESGQNGFIPSHDVSLAPVASGTNTEFDTRAPDQKLLEEDGTIITL, from the coding sequence aagaaGCAGACTACAGTGCCTTTGGTACAGACACGCTGATAAAGAAGAAGAACGTTTTGACCAATGTGTTACGTCCTGACAACCACAGAAAAAAGCCACACATAGTCATCAGTATGCCCCAGGACTTCAGGCCCGTGTCTTCCATCATAGACGTGGACATTCTCCCGGAGACACACCGTCGGGTTCGTCTGTACAAATACGGCACCGAGAAGCCCCTGGGCTTCTACATCCGGGACGGTTCCAGTGTCCGGGTCACGCCACACGGGCTGGAGAAGGTCCCTGGGATCTTCATCTCCAGGCTCGTCCCAGGGGGTCTGGCTCAAAGCACAGGACTGCTGGCTGTCAATGACGAGGTCCTAGAGGTCAACGGCATCGAAGTCTCAGGGAAGAGTCTTGACCAAGTGACTGACATGATGATCGCCAACAGCCGCAACCTCATCATCACGGTGCGACCGGCGAACCAGAGGAACAACGTTGTCAGGAACAGTCGGACTTCCGGCAGCTCCGGCCAGTCCACCGATAACAGCCTCATGGGCTACCCGCAGCAGATGGAACCAAGCTTGGAGCCAGAGGACGAGGACAGCGATGAAGACGACATCGTCATTGAGGACAACGGCGTGCCGCAGCAGATTCCCAAGGCCGTCCCCGAGGCCGAGAGCCTGGAGTCCTTAACACAGGTAGAACTCAGTTTTGAGTCCGGGCAGAACGGTTTTATTCCTTCCCACGACGTGAGCTTAGCACCCGTAGCAAGTGGCACAAACACGGAATTCGACACCCGAGCTCCAGATCAGAAGCTCCTGGAGGAAGATGGGACGATCATAACCTTGTGA
- the Pard6b gene encoding partitioning defective 6 homolog beta isoform X2: MGRTCCPEDWGQDEDLEPAGLEGGGHGAEEADYSAFGTDTLIKKKNVLTNVLRPDNHRKKPHIVISMPQDFRPVSSIIDVDILPETHRRVRLYKYGTEKPLGFYIRDGSSVRVTPHGLEKVPGIFISRLVPGGLAQSTGLLAVNDEVLEVNGIEVSGKSLDQVTDMMIANSRNLIITVRPANQRNNVVRNSRTSGSSGQSTDNSLMGYPQQMEPSLEPEDEDSDEDDIVIEDNGVPQQIPKAVPEAESLESLTQVELSFESGQNGFIPSHDVSLAPVASGTNTEFDTRAPDQKLLEEDGTIITL, encoded by the coding sequence aagaaGCAGACTACAGTGCCTTTGGTACAGACACGCTGATAAAGAAGAAGAACGTTTTGACCAATGTGTTACGTCCTGACAACCACAGAAAAAAGCCACACATAGTCATCAGTATGCCCCAGGACTTCAGGCCCGTGTCTTCCATCATAGACGTGGACATTCTCCCGGAGACACACCGTCGGGTTCGTCTGTACAAATACGGCACCGAGAAGCCCCTGGGCTTCTACATCCGGGACGGTTCCAGTGTCCGGGTCACGCCACACGGGCTGGAGAAGGTCCCTGGGATCTTCATCTCCAGGCTCGTCCCAGGGGGTCTGGCTCAAAGCACAGGACTGCTGGCTGTCAATGACGAGGTCCTAGAGGTCAACGGCATCGAAGTCTCAGGGAAGAGTCTTGACCAAGTGACTGACATGATGATCGCCAACAGCCGCAACCTCATCATCACGGTGCGACCGGCGAACCAGAGGAACAACGTTGTCAGGAACAGTCGGACTTCCGGCAGCTCCGGCCAGTCCACCGATAACAGCCTCATGGGCTACCCGCAGCAGATGGAACCAAGCTTGGAGCCAGAGGACGAGGACAGCGATGAAGACGACATCGTCATTGAGGACAACGGCGTGCCGCAGCAGATTCCCAAGGCCGTCCCCGAGGCCGAGAGCCTGGAGTCCTTAACACAGGTAGAACTCAGTTTTGAGTCCGGGCAGAACGGTTTTATTCCTTCCCACGACGTGAGCTTAGCACCCGTAGCAAGTGGCACAAACACGGAATTCGACACCCGAGCTCCAGATCAGAAGCTCCTGGAGGAAGATGGGACGATCATAACCTTGTGA